The Henckelia pumila isolate YLH828 chromosome 2, ASM3356847v2, whole genome shotgun sequence genome includes a window with the following:
- the LOC140882231 gene encoding protein FAR1-RELATED SEQUENCE 11 encodes MSEDVGQMMLVYDDPSDRRSLSLDCTSSAEESPDETRLSLETANDMIPYIGQRFTTHDTAYEFYSEFAKRCGFSIRRHRTEGKDGVGKGLTRRYFVCHRAGNTPLKASNENKPQRNRKSSRCGCQAYMRISKSTELGVPDWRVTGFANHHNHELLEPSQVRFLPAYRTISETDKNRILMFAKTGISVQQMMRLLELEKCVEPGYLPFTEKDVRNLLQSFRKVDPEDETVDLLKMCRNIKDKDPNFKFEFTLDPGGRLENIAWSYASSIQLYEIFGDAVVFDTTHRLTAFDMPFGIWVGMNNYGMPCFFGCVLLREENLRSFSWALKVFLGFMNGKAPQTILTDQNMCLKEAIGMGMPTTKHALCIWLIVAKFPSWFNAVLGERYNEWKTEFYRLYNLEMIEDFELGWRNMVNSFGLHTNRHIASLYALRSLWALPFLGSHFFAGMTKTGESKSINSFIQRFLSAQTRLAHFVEQVAVAVDFKDQAGEQQTMQQNIQNISLKTGAPMESHAATVLTPFAFSKLQEQLVLAAHYASYQMEDGFLVRHHTKLEGGRRVYWVPREDIISCSCHQFEFSGILCRHALRVLSTGNCFQIPDRYLLLRWRRINMPSNRHQNLQAIRNDHAERVQLLQNMVSTLISESAKSNDRLDLATEQISVLISRIREQPISALGLREPSSALRSLT; translated from the exons ATGTCTGAAGACGTGGGGCAAATGATGTTGGTGTATGATGATCCCTCGGATCGAAGATCCTTGTCTTTGGATTGTACGAGCAGCGCCGAAGAATCACCGGATGAAACTAGGCTATCTTTAGAGACGGCAAATGATATGATCCCATACATTGGGCAAAGGTTCACAACGCATGATACTGCATATGAATTCTACAGTGAATTTGCGAAACGTTGTGGGTTTTCAATCAGGCGACATAGGACAGAGGGCAAAGATGGTGTTGGAAAAGGTCTCACCAGGCGTTACTTTGTCTGCCACCGGGCTGGAAATACTCCATTGAAAGCATCCAACGAAAATAAGCCCCAAAGAAACCGTAAATCTTCTCGTTGTGGATGCCAAGCATATATGCGGATAAGCAAATCAACTGAGTTAGGTGTACCAGATTGGCGTGTTACTGGCTTTGCAAACCACCATAATCATGAACTTTTGGAACCGAGTCAAGTGCGCTTTCTTCCTGCGTATCGGACCATATCAGAAACAGACAAAAACCGGATTTTAATGTTCGCAAAAACTGGCATCTCGGTACAACAGATGATGAGGCTACTGGAACTGGAAAAGTGCGTCGAGCCTGGATATTTACCCTTCACGGAGAAAGACGTTAGGAATTTGCTTCAGTCTTTCAGAAAAGTAGATCCAGAGGATGAGACCGTAGATTTGCTTAAAATGTGCAGGAATATTAAGGATAAAGATCCCAATTTTAAGTTTGAGTTTACACTTGATCCTGGTGGCAGATTGGAGAATATCGCTTGGTCATATGCCTCATCCATCCAGTTATATGAGATTTTTGGTGATGCAGTGGTGTTTGATACAACACATCGGTTGACTGCATTTGACATGCCTTTTGGAATATGGGTAGGAATGAACAATTATGGCATGCCCTGTTTCTTTGGTTGTGTGCTTCTTCGGGAGGAAAATCTGAGGTCATTCTCATGGGCTTTGaag GTTTTCCTAGGGTTTATGAATGGGAAAGCTCCACAAACAATATTGACTGACCAAAATATGTGCCTCAAAGAAGCAATCGGGATGGGGATGCCCACCACCAAACATGCTCTTTGTATATGGCTTATAGTGGCGAAGTTTCCATCATGGTTTAACGCAGTTTTGGGAGAGCGCTACAATGAATGGAAAACTGAGTTCTATCGACTTTATAATTTGGAAATGATCGAAGATTTTGAATTGGGTTGGAGAAATATGGTGAACTCTTTTGGTTTGCATACAAACAGGCACATAGCCAGCTTGTATGCTCTTAGGTCTCTGTGGGCATTGCCTTTCTTGGGAAGCCATTTTTTTGCTGGAATGACCAAAACCGGTGAATCAAAGTCGATAAATTCTTTTATCCAACGGTTTTTGAGTGCTCAAACCCGGCTTGCACACTTTGTTGAACAG GTAGCAGTAGCAGTGGATTTTAAGGATCAAGCCGGAGAACAACAAACAATGCAGCAAAATATACAAAACATCAGCTTGAAAACAGGGGCCCCCATGGAATCACACGCTGCAACAGTTCTTACACCATTTGCATTTTCCAAGCTCCAAGAACAGCTAGTCCTTGCTGCCCACTATGCCTCATATCAAATGGAAGATGGTTTTCTAGTTAGACACCATACAAAACTTGAGGGGGGTCGAAGAGTTTATTGGGTGCCCAGAGAAGACATCATTAGTTGCAGCTGCCACCAGTTTGAGTTCTCTGGAATCCTCTGCAGGCATGCTCTCAGAGTTCTTTCAACCGGGAATTGCTTCCAAATCCCAGATAGGTATCTGCTTCTGCGTTGGCGCAGAATCAACATGCCATCTAACAGACATCAGAATCTTCAGGCCATTCGGAATGATCATGCAGAAAGGGTTCAGCTATTACAGAACATGGTATCAACTCTCATATCAGAGTCTGCGAAATCAAACGATCGTTTAGATCTAGCAACCGAGCAAATTTCTGTACTTATATCTCGAATCAGGGAACAACCCATTTCTGCACTTGGTTTGAGAGAACCTTCTTCTGCACTCAGGAGTCTAACTTAA
- the LOC140884320 gene encoding uncharacterized protein, which yields MHPPLTIHRHLLCAEIIEQFQKCHINHPLGKFFGECTDLKIKLDKCFRQEKALKRKANFEESKKLKERLREYRKENLDTGESKAFAQA from the exons ATGCATCCTCCTCTAACAATCCACAGGCATCTACTGTGTGCTGAA ATTATCGAACAATTTCAGAAGTGTCACATAAACCATCCTCTTGGGAAGTTTTTTGGTGAATGCACGGACTTGAAAATAAAGCTGGATAAGTGTTTCCGTCAAGAA AAAGCCCTGAAACGGAAGGCAAATTTTGAGGAGAGCAAAAAATTGAAAGAGAGATTGAGAGAATACAGGAAAGAGAACCTTGACACGGGAGAATCGAAGGCCTTTGCCCAAGCTTAA